A genomic window from Sulfurospirillum diekertiae includes:
- a CDS encoding alpha/beta hydrolase, which produces MIKNVWFILLFLVVFQSLQAGILRDHLGLGDDEEEKEARFSKEIRLIANVSYGNNAKERFDVYTPLHVNTSTLAPVIFMVHGGAWKIGDKKMQNVVENKVNYWVAKGYIVISTNYKLLPEAPVSEQLNDVAKALGFAQAQSASWGGDKTKFIVMGHSAGAHIIALIASSNSLYPTYSITPPIAAVFLDSAVMDTPALMSAKHMRLYDPAFGTNPVYWQSLSPYHQLTTKRMPLLAVCSTKREDSCPQAEKFLTKATTLGTKTLLLKENMSHREINKLLGEEVMYTKAVDDFLNQSLEAALH; this is translated from the coding sequence ATGATCAAAAACGTATGGTTTATACTTCTTTTTCTTGTCGTATTCCAAAGCTTACAGGCTGGTATTTTGCGCGATCATTTGGGATTAGGAGATGACGAAGAGGAAAAAGAGGCTCGCTTTTCCAAAGAGATACGGCTCATCGCCAATGTCAGTTATGGAAACAATGCCAAAGAGCGTTTCGATGTCTATACTCCTTTACATGTAAACACCTCAACCCTTGCGCCAGTTATCTTTATGGTGCACGGAGGTGCATGGAAAATTGGCGACAAGAAGATGCAAAATGTAGTGGAAAACAAAGTGAATTATTGGGTTGCTAAAGGCTACATTGTTATCTCTACCAATTATAAACTTCTCCCCGAAGCGCCAGTGAGTGAGCAACTCAATGACGTCGCTAAAGCACTAGGATTTGCTCAAGCCCAAAGTGCTTCTTGGGGTGGAGATAAAACTAAATTTATTGTTATGGGACACTCGGCGGGTGCGCATATCATCGCGCTTATTGCCTCTTCAAATAGTTTATATCCTACGTACTCGATTACCCCTCCCATTGCTGCTGTTTTTCTTGACAGTGCCGTGATGGACACACCAGCCCTTATGAGTGCCAAACATATGCGCTTGTATGACCCTGCTTTTGGAACAAACCCTGTCTATTGGCAAAGTCTCTCACCGTACCATCAACTTACAACAAAACGGATGCCTCTTCTTGCCGTTTGCTCGACCAAACGTGAAGATTCTTGCCCACAAGCTGAAAAATTTTTAACCAAAGCGACAACATTGGGAACAAAAACCTTATTATTGAAAGAAAATATGAGCCACCGAGAAATCAACAAACTTTTAGGTGAAGAGGTCATGTATACCAAAGCAGTCGATGACTTTTTAAACCAGAGCTTAGAAGCGGCATTGCATTAA
- the hemJ gene encoding protoporphyrinogen oxidase HemJ yields the protein MAYYSWILTFHVMAFMSWMAMLFYLPRLFVYHVEHSHKSEFVEVVKIQEYKVYKYIGLPAFWATLLSGAAMLIVNPILFETGEWLYAKLVVVALMTAYSFSLEYFRVQLENDECKRSGKFFRAYNEVPTLLSILIVAYVVVKTFSLLFTAIIIAFFAFVIYMIFQQPEHKE from the coding sequence ATGGCTTATTATAGTTGGATTTTAACTTTTCACGTTATGGCGTTTATGTCATGGATGGCAATGCTTTTTTATCTCCCGCGTCTTTTTGTTTACCATGTGGAACACTCTCATAAGAGTGAATTTGTTGAAGTCGTCAAAATTCAAGAGTACAAAGTCTACAAATACATCGGTCTACCTGCTTTTTGGGCAACCCTTTTAAGTGGTGCCGCCATGCTTATAGTGAACCCTATTTTATTTGAAACGGGCGAATGGCTGTATGCAAAACTTGTTGTGGTCGCTCTAATGACAGCGTATTCATTTTCATTAGAGTATTTTAGAGTACAACTTGAGAACGATGAATGCAAACGTAGTGGCAAGTTTTTTCGCGCCTACAATGAAGTTCCAACGCTTCTTTCTATTTTGATTGTCGCGTACGTTGTGGTTAAAACGTTTTCATTACTCTTTACCGCCATTATCATTGCTTTTTTTGCCTTTGTCATCTACATGATTTTTCAACAACCAGAGCATAAAGAGTAA
- a CDS encoding diguanylate cyclase domain-containing protein, producing MFTLKDDRLSKIKNSILTRVILFAFMIIIIGGFTRYYLSFQTIHTHLFKVLSIHLEALADEGAQDVTHNLDVRKSFLTKLASLLPPSLLEDPKALKKWLTEREELNPVFSGALFVLNKEGTLIAGNGTEINEGEKAYAEDDFFKQAMTQAFVIGTPIVSTISKVPVLPLSVPIKDNLGNICAIMVGMTNFDTPGFFDRVLNGHIGLTGGFLLVDAKKQIFIAATQKELILKPTPKRGKNLLHDKAIAGFRGSGITINAHGLEELSAMTSVPNTDWFVVSRIQTKEAFAMEENIKTTLIQAHAASLIIVPSILFAFLFFFFRPLRTSASLADKMSLGEVPLKPLPIKRMDEVGYLTAAFNRLMAMLLESQKELKEIAHYDYLTKLPNRFLMVDRLEQALARCARNNTRLALLFMDLDGFKAINDSLGHNAGDEALMEVAKRFSSLIRTSDTLARIGGDEFVILLSDLDGDLSCATSAASLVVSKCTEALKEPVILKGNRRYLGVSIGMAIGNKESLLDDLMVEADTKMYKTKNRTSNNIMPSSVNLPPLQ from the coding sequence TTGTTTACATTGAAAGACGATCGTTTGAGCAAAATTAAAAATAGTATTCTTACTCGCGTCATTTTGTTTGCATTTATGATCATCATTATAGGGGGATTCACACGGTATTATCTCTCCTTTCAGACCATCCATACGCATCTTTTCAAAGTTCTTTCTATTCATCTAGAAGCACTTGCCGACGAGGGAGCTCAAGATGTCACGCATAACTTAGACGTTCGAAAAAGTTTTCTGACGAAACTCGCTTCTTTACTACCTCCTTCACTGCTCGAAGATCCAAAGGCACTCAAAAAATGGCTTACGGAGCGAGAAGAATTAAACCCCGTTTTTTCAGGTGCTTTGTTTGTTTTAAATAAAGAGGGGACGCTCATCGCTGGAAATGGTACTGAAATCAACGAAGGTGAAAAAGCTTATGCAGAGGACGATTTTTTTAAGCAGGCAATGACACAAGCGTTTGTCATTGGAACACCGATTGTGAGTACGATTTCAAAAGTGCCTGTTCTTCCGCTCTCTGTACCTATCAAGGATAATTTAGGAAATATATGTGCAATTATGGTGGGGATGACCAATTTTGATACCCCAGGTTTTTTTGACCGTGTTCTTAATGGTCATATTGGACTGACAGGTGGGTTTTTGCTGGTGGATGCAAAAAAACAAATTTTTATTGCTGCTACGCAAAAAGAACTCATACTAAAACCTACACCCAAACGAGGGAAAAACCTTTTACATGACAAGGCAATAGCAGGTTTTAGAGGGAGTGGAATCACGATTAATGCACATGGACTGGAAGAATTATCGGCAATGACATCTGTTCCAAACACAGATTGGTTTGTCGTTTCTCGTATTCAAACCAAAGAAGCTTTCGCTATGGAAGAAAATATTAAAACAACCCTTATTCAAGCACATGCAGCAAGTCTTATCATTGTCCCTAGCATACTTTTTGCATTTTTATTTTTCTTTTTTAGACCTTTGCGAACGTCTGCTTCTTTGGCTGATAAGATGTCGCTAGGAGAAGTACCTCTTAAACCATTGCCAATTAAACGAATGGATGAAGTTGGTTATTTAACCGCGGCCTTCAATCGACTGATGGCGATGCTGTTAGAGAGTCAAAAAGAGCTTAAAGAAATAGCGCACTATGACTATCTGACAAAGCTTCCCAATCGTTTTTTGATGGTTGATAGGTTGGAGCAAGCATTAGCACGATGTGCGAGAAATAATACACGATTAGCATTGCTTTTTATGGATTTAGATGGCTTTAAGGCGATCAATGACTCTTTGGGTCATAATGCAGGAGATGAAGCACTGATGGAAGTGGCAAAACGTTTTTCATCGCTGATACGCACGAGTGATACGTTGGCAAGAATTGGAGGCGATGAATTTGTGATTTTGCTGAGTGACCTTGATGGTGATCTATCTTGTGCAACGAGCGCTGCTAGTTTGGTGGTATCAAAGTGTACAGAAGCGTTAAAAGAGCCAGTCATACTAAAAGGGAATAGACGGTATTTGGGAGTCTCTATAGGTATGGCTATAGGCAATAAAGAGAGCTTGCTTGATGATTTAATGGTAGAGGCCGATACCAAAATGTACAAAACTAAAAATAGAACCAGCAATAACATAATGCCTTCTTCAGTTAACTTACCACCTTTACAATAA
- a CDS encoding transposase family protein, giving the protein MKKYEQMQKHKPKDFKRHIGVNEETFNAMIEVFRQYDENRKKGLGVGGRRSLSPENKVLLMLGYYREYRTLEHIGFDYGVSESTASRIVCEVEEVLIKSGRFSLPSKRELYKSDVALSFVVIDATETPCQRPKKSKESTTQVSKSVIPLKDRL; this is encoded by the coding sequence ATGAAAAAATATGAACAAATGCAAAAGCATAAACCCAAAGATTTTAAGCGCCATATTGGCGTTAATGAAGAGACATTTAACGCAATGATAGAGGTGTTTAGGCAATACGATGAGAATCGTAAAAAAGGATTAGGTGTAGGAGGGAGGAGATCTCTTTCACCAGAAAATAAAGTACTTTTGATGCTTGGCTATTATCGTGAGTATCGCACCCTTGAACATATTGGATTTGATTATGGTGTGAGTGAATCAACGGCTTCAAGGATTGTATGTGAAGTAGAAGAAGTGTTGATTAAGTCTGGTAGATTTTCATTGCCAAGCAAGAGAGAACTCTATAAAAGTGATGTTGCCCTCTCTTTTGTTGTCATTGATGCGACAGAAACGCCTTGTCAAAGACCCAAAAAAAGCAAAGAGAGTACTACTCAGGTAAGCAAAAGCGTCATACCCTTAAAGGACAGATTGTGA
- a CDS encoding efflux RND transporter permease subunit has product MIPIGIFLASGANALEVSDLLDKKLAEISTNFPADLQINTAYDPTTFVRESIHEVIFTLLLSIALVVGIIYLFLGNLRATFIPVLAIPVSIVGTFAGFYAAGFSINLLTLFGLTLAIGLVVDDAIVVIENVERILRDEEDLSVKDATIKAMREITNPVIAIVMVLCAVFIPAAFMGGFSGMMYKQFAMTVIISVTISGIVALTLTPALCALLLRKHESEPFWLIQKFNALFEVGTKLFSTGVRKTIRFGIMNVAVFGVMIFAIYLITTRIPTGLVPNEDKGIILVINNLMPGASLGRTQKVSQEVSNFAFTNPNVERVGAMSGIDFITGAYKTDAGISFVRLKDWDQRPRADQTSQAIAGQMMMGLFQNKEAMLIPVTPPPIMGMSTTGGFEMYIQDRTGSDIQVLDSYVKTIIEKASARKELAAMRTTLNTNVPQFLINVDNEKAKSLGVDVADIFTTIQATFGNTYTNDFNLFGRTYHVNVQSESTFREGTENYNDIFVKSSEGRLVPISSLASIKRIVGPSVVQKFNMFQAAQISGQPAPGYSSGDALRIIEEVAKEVLPNGYTIAWAGTSYQEKQLEKSGNTAFIYAIIFVFLILAALYESWTIPFAIVLAVPFALFGAALAVYFRDLQNDIYFQVGLVTLVGLSSKNAILMVEFAIQKMHEGYNLLDATIEGARIRFRPIVMTSFAFIAGTLPLALSTGAGANSRHIIGTTVVGGMITLTLIGTFFVPLFFYLIMKTKEKIDSKRSHS; this is encoded by the coding sequence ATGATTCCTATAGGTATCTTTTTAGCCTCAGGCGCAAATGCATTGGAAGTCTCTGATCTGCTCGATAAAAAACTGGCTGAAATTTCAACCAATTTTCCAGCGGATCTTCAAATCAATACGGCGTATGATCCTACCACCTTTGTAAGAGAATCCATCCATGAGGTTATTTTTACCCTACTTCTTTCCATTGCCCTCGTTGTAGGTATCATCTACCTCTTTTTAGGAAATCTTCGAGCAACGTTTATCCCTGTCCTTGCCATTCCAGTTTCCATCGTTGGAACCTTTGCAGGCTTTTATGCCGCAGGCTTTTCAATCAACCTGTTAACACTCTTTGGTCTAACCTTAGCGATTGGTTTGGTTGTTGATGATGCGATTGTTGTTATCGAAAATGTCGAGAGAATTTTAAGGGATGAAGAAGATTTAAGCGTTAAAGATGCAACCATTAAAGCAATGCGTGAGATCACCAATCCTGTTATCGCCATCGTAATGGTTCTGTGTGCCGTTTTTATTCCTGCTGCCTTTATGGGTGGATTTAGTGGCATGATGTACAAGCAATTTGCGATGACCGTTATTATCTCTGTTACCATTTCGGGTATCGTGGCATTGACACTAACACCGGCTTTATGTGCTCTTTTATTGCGTAAACATGAGAGTGAACCTTTTTGGCTCATCCAAAAATTTAATGCACTTTTTGAAGTAGGCACAAAACTTTTTTCCACAGGTGTACGTAAAACCATTCGCTTTGGCATCATGAATGTGGCTGTTTTTGGTGTAATGATTTTTGCAATCTACCTGATTACAACACGTATTCCAACAGGGTTAGTTCCTAACGAAGATAAAGGGATTATCTTAGTCATCAACAACCTTATGCCAGGTGCTTCTTTAGGTCGTACTCAAAAGGTTAGCCAAGAGGTCAGTAATTTTGCATTTACAAATCCCAATGTGGAACGTGTTGGCGCAATGTCGGGAATTGACTTCATTACCGGCGCGTATAAAACCGATGCAGGTATTAGCTTTGTACGTCTCAAAGATTGGGATCAACGTCCTCGTGCGGATCAAACATCCCAAGCCATCGCTGGTCAAATGATGATGGGGCTTTTTCAAAATAAAGAGGCAATGCTCATTCCTGTGACACCCCCTCCTATTATGGGTATGAGTACCACGGGTGGCTTTGAAATGTACATTCAAGATCGTACAGGCTCTGATATCCAAGTGCTCGATAGTTACGTGAAAACGATCATTGAAAAAGCAAGTGCTCGTAAAGAACTTGCGGCCATGCGTACAACACTCAATACCAATGTACCGCAATTTCTTATCAATGTTGATAATGAAAAAGCTAAATCTTTAGGGGTGGATGTCGCTGATATTTTTACAACGATTCAAGCAACGTTTGGTAATACCTATACCAACGACTTTAACCTCTTTGGTCGAACCTATCATGTCAATGTTCAATCGGAAAGCACCTTTCGAGAAGGCACCGAAAACTACAATGATATTTTTGTCAAATCCAGTGAAGGAAGACTCGTCCCAATTAGTTCATTGGCAAGTATTAAACGCATTGTAGGTCCATCGGTTGTCCAAAAATTCAACATGTTTCAAGCCGCACAAATTTCAGGTCAACCTGCCCCTGGATACAGTTCAGGTGATGCATTACGCATTATTGAAGAGGTGGCAAAAGAGGTTCTGCCTAATGGCTATACCATTGCATGGGCAGGAACATCCTACCAAGAGAAACAGCTTGAAAAAAGTGGAAATACTGCCTTTATTTATGCCATCATCTTTGTTTTCTTAATTTTGGCTGCCCTTTATGAAAGCTGGACGATTCCGTTTGCCATTGTACTTGCTGTTCCCTTTGCACTCTTTGGTGCTGCCCTTGCAGTCTATTTTAGAGATTTACAAAACGATATTTACTTCCAAGTCGGTCTTGTAACGCTGGTTGGATTATCGTCTAAAAATGCCATTTTGATGGTTGAATTTGCAATACAAAAAATGCATGAAGGCTATAATCTCTTAGATGCAACGATTGAAGGTGCACGTATTCGTTTCCGACCGATCGTTATGACTTCTTTTGCTTTTATTGCAGGAACACTCCCCCTTGCCTTAAGCACAGGTGCGGGAGCCAATAGCCGCCATATTATTGGAACAACCGTTGTGGGTGGTATGATTACATTGACCTTGATCGGTACTTTCTTTGTACCGCTCTTTTTCTACCTCATTATGAAGACTAAAGAGAAAATTGATTCAAAAAGGAGTCATTCATGA
- a CDS encoding efflux transporter outer membrane subunit yields MTRSITLLSFVTILFLGGCSLSPELNVPKVDLPQTTQEALHVNKEWWKQFNDAKLNALVDEALLGSDDLKLSALKVIKARQAYGLSTDNEFPTLSANAGDTRMKTSNEAYSTKGKGATYSDFTLGLGLAYEVDFWGRLSNQSESNWSLYLATQASRETVRNALIHDVISAYFNLASLQARMAILEKTAQSYKESYEFRSKQQKVGTISDVLANQALAQYNNVKASQNSLMESYKLQQSALTILLGKNPQALFEDKNSEASLPNALTIPAGVPSTLMENRPDIQEALENLRSKNALIGVEKAAYFPTISLTGGYGQESDDLSNILKSTANRWSFGPSLSVPIFDFGRIKQRVAISETDLQSSLVSYEQSVKKAYKEVHDALAKENLAQSRLSFQEEELKAYQKVLDLSTKRFNQGVANQLEVLDAQKGVLSASLNVVATKQYLLTSQAELFKALGGGWQESELLTTK; encoded by the coding sequence ATGACTCGTAGTATTACCCTTTTATCCTTTGTCACGATCCTCTTTTTGGGTGGATGTTCACTCTCTCCTGAGCTGAATGTTCCGAAAGTGGATCTTCCCCAAACGACGCAAGAAGCTTTACATGTAAACAAAGAGTGGTGGAAACAATTTAATGATGCGAAACTCAATGCTCTTGTGGATGAAGCACTTCTCGGCAGTGATGATCTTAAACTCTCCGCTTTAAAAGTCATTAAAGCTCGCCAAGCTTACGGGCTCAGCACAGACAATGAGTTTCCAACACTCAGTGCCAATGCGGGTGATACACGTATGAAAACTAGTAATGAAGCCTATAGCACAAAAGGTAAGGGAGCTACGTACTCAGACTTTACACTTGGGCTAGGGCTTGCTTACGAAGTTGATTTTTGGGGACGACTCTCTAATCAGAGCGAATCTAACTGGTCACTTTACTTAGCCACACAAGCTTCACGCGAAACCGTTCGCAATGCACTCATTCACGATGTAATCAGTGCGTATTTTAACCTAGCTTCACTCCAAGCGCGTATGGCTATTTTAGAAAAAACTGCACAGTCGTATAAAGAGAGCTATGAATTTAGATCAAAACAGCAAAAAGTGGGAACGATTAGTGATGTCTTGGCTAATCAAGCGCTTGCTCAATATAACAACGTTAAAGCCTCTCAAAACAGCTTAATGGAGAGTTATAAACTCCAACAAAGTGCTTTAACGATTTTATTGGGCAAAAACCCACAAGCACTTTTTGAAGATAAAAACTCAGAAGCAAGCTTACCCAATGCACTCACGATACCTGCAGGCGTACCTTCCACACTGATGGAAAATCGCCCCGATATTCAAGAAGCACTGGAAAATCTTAGAAGTAAAAATGCACTTATTGGTGTTGAAAAAGCCGCCTATTTTCCAACCATTAGTCTCACAGGAGGTTACGGTCAAGAGAGTGATGATCTAAGCAACATCCTTAAATCAACGGCCAATCGCTGGAGCTTTGGACCAAGCCTCAGCGTACCTATTTTTGATTTTGGGCGTATTAAACAACGTGTTGCTATCTCCGAAACCGATTTGCAATCTTCGCTTGTAAGCTATGAACAAAGTGTCAAGAAAGCTTACAAAGAGGTACATGATGCACTGGCAAAAGAGAACTTAGCCCAAAGTAGACTTTCCTTCCAAGAAGAAGAGCTGAAAGCCTATCAAAAAGTGCTAGACCTCTCTACCAAACGATTCAATCAAGGTGTTGCTAACCAACTTGAAGTCTTAGATGCCCAAAAAGGCGTTCTTTCTGCTTCTTTAAATGTTGTTGCAACCAAACAATACTTACTAACCTCACAAGCAGAACTTTTCAAAGCACTCGGTGGTGGATGGCAAGAGAGTGAACTTTTGACAACCAAATAA
- a CDS encoding NADH:flavin oxidoreductase/NADH oxidase, translating to MVSLLLSPYEENGIFLKNRVVMPPMCMYKAESDGEVTPFHLVHYTTRAMGGVGLIIVEATAVEARGRISEADLGLWDDAQVPGHQQLVHLCHEYGAKMGIQLAHAGRKSLCASSTPVAPSPLAFSESNGYKLPHELSLAELEGIKKHFVQAALRATYAGYEFLELHAAHGYLLCEFLSPLTNQRTDQYGGSVENRCAFVIEVAQAILDATETVPLFVRISADEWMEKGWNIEESIYLAKKLQSMGVAMIHVSAGGNNEAQNMPPLVPLVPLYQAAYAKVIRESVGIPTIAVGLITTAAEGEKLLQGGFCDLVAYGRELLRNPNFVFYAAKEEGKKALIEPSYVRAF from the coding sequence ATAGTGAGCCTACTTTTAAGTCCGTATGAAGAAAATGGAATTTTTCTTAAGAACAGAGTGGTCATGCCACCGATGTGCATGTACAAAGCCGAAAGTGACGGAGAAGTCACCCCTTTTCATCTTGTCCATTATACGACACGCGCCATGGGAGGCGTGGGATTGATTATCGTTGAAGCCACAGCAGTCGAAGCCCGTGGCAGAATCAGCGAAGCTGATCTAGGACTTTGGGATGATGCCCAAGTACCAGGACATCAACAACTGGTTCACCTCTGCCATGAATACGGTGCAAAAATGGGCATACAACTCGCTCACGCAGGACGTAAAAGCCTTTGTGCTTCTTCAACGCCTGTAGCACCAAGTCCACTGGCATTTAGTGAAAGCAATGGCTATAAGCTTCCACATGAGCTCAGTCTTGCAGAACTAGAAGGGATTAAAAAACATTTTGTTCAAGCTGCCCTTCGTGCCACCTATGCTGGGTATGAGTTTCTTGAGTTGCATGCTGCACATGGTTATTTGCTCTGTGAATTTTTATCGCCTCTGACCAATCAACGCACCGACCAATACGGTGGCAGTGTGGAAAACCGTTGTGCGTTTGTCATCGAAGTTGCTCAAGCTATTTTGGATGCAACGGAAACAGTACCTCTCTTTGTACGTATTAGTGCCGATGAATGGATGGAAAAGGGTTGGAATATTGAAGAAAGCATCTATCTTGCCAAAAAGCTTCAAAGTATGGGTGTTGCGATGATTCACGTCTCAGCAGGCGGTAATAATGAAGCGCAAAACATGCCACCACTTGTACCACTTGTACCACTTTACCAAGCTGCGTATGCCAAAGTCATTCGTGAAAGCGTAGGAATTCCGACGATTGCTGTGGGACTCATTACCACCGCAGCAGAGGGAGAAAAGCTTTTGCAAGGAGGCTTTTGTGATTTGGTGGCTTACGGTAGAGAACTGTTACGCAATCCTAATTTTGTTTTTTATGCCGCTAAAGAAGAAGGTAAAAAAGCACTCATTGAGCCTTCCTATGTAAGAGCCTTTTAA
- a CDS encoding NAD(P)/FAD-dependent oxidoreductase, with translation MSRVAIIGAGASGLVCAIEAARKGHQVTLFEKNSKVGRKILATGNGRCNISNEKINITRYHGESPSFAKEALRRFDTFTCKAYFRALGLEMREGEEGRLYPMSHQASSVVDLLIHEARSLHVNVLLESEVTKIEKKDAEFMLHVNAQTHIFDACVIATGSVAMPTLGSSGSGYDFAKSLGHSVIEPYPSLVQLISDEPFLKEASGVKMDAGVDLYIDNQKCQSVQGDLLFTTYGLSGSAILEVSRKASKAFVDGETVHVVLDLLPNLSREALASLLQKRLSFAKGKSLSLWLEGIIPKKLALFILQREKLTSLKDASSLGAKEMKKILFALKSLRLHVKATKGFESAEVCAGGVDVRELDAKNLMSKKIPNLYFCGEVLDIDGDCGGFNLHFAWASGYLVGQSL, from the coding sequence ATGAGTCGTGTTGCTATCATCGGAGCGGGAGCCTCAGGTCTTGTATGTGCCATTGAAGCGGCGCGTAAAGGTCACCAAGTAACGCTCTTTGAAAAGAACAGCAAAGTCGGTCGCAAAATCCTTGCTACGGGCAATGGCAGATGCAATATCTCCAATGAAAAGATCAACATCACGCGTTACCATGGCGAATCACCGAGCTTTGCCAAAGAGGCACTCAGGCGTTTTGACACCTTTACATGTAAAGCGTATTTTCGCGCATTAGGACTGGAAATGCGTGAAGGCGAAGAGGGCAGACTTTACCCGATGAGCCATCAAGCGTCCAGTGTTGTCGATCTGCTCATCCACGAAGCGCGATCTTTACATGTAAACGTTTTGCTGGAAAGCGAAGTGACAAAAATCGAGAAAAAAGATGCGGAATTTATGTTACATGTAAACGCACAAACGCATATTTTTGATGCCTGTGTGATTGCCACAGGAAGTGTCGCAATGCCCACGCTTGGGAGTTCGGGGAGTGGGTACGACTTTGCGAAAAGCTTGGGTCACAGCGTCATCGAGCCGTATCCTTCGTTGGTTCAGTTGATCAGCGATGAGCCTTTTCTGAAAGAGGCGAGTGGCGTCAAGATGGATGCAGGGGTGGATCTTTACATCGACAATCAAAAATGCCAAAGTGTGCAGGGCGATCTGCTTTTTACCACGTATGGACTTTCCGGTTCGGCCATTTTAGAGGTCAGTCGCAAGGCGTCTAAAGCGTTTGTGGATGGCGAAACGGTGCATGTTGTCCTCGATCTTCTCCCCAATCTCAGTCGCGAAGCGCTCGCTTCACTGCTTCAAAAAAGGCTCTCTTTCGCCAAAGGGAAGTCACTCTCTTTGTGGCTAGAGGGAATCATTCCTAAAAAATTGGCACTTTTTATCCTTCAGCGTGAAAAACTCACTTCCCTAAAGGACGCATCATCGCTTGGTGCCAAAGAGATGAAAAAAATACTCTTTGCGTTGAAGTCGTTACGTTTACATGTAAAGGCAACCAAAGGGTTTGAAAGTGCCGAAGTGTGCGCAGGTGGTGTGGATGTAAGAGAACTAGACGCTAAGAATTTGATGTCAAAGAAGATTCCAAATCTCTATTTCTGTGGCGAAGTGTTGGACATTGATGGCGATTGTGGGGGCTTCAACCTTCATTTTGCATGGGCTTCGGGGTATCTTGTGGGGCAGAGTCTTTAG
- the cowN gene encoding N(2)-fixation sustaining protein CowN: MEEVRDRYVSFHNIDCYENATHVLDAMYELFELRPEAKNDLWIRFETLIPKDYKAVFAKHDSKDILYHICSHVFYLSALFEEYAFEKGIELMEKAEMECC, translated from the coding sequence ATGGAAGAAGTACGCGATCGTTACGTGAGCTTTCATAATATTGACTGCTACGAAAATGCAACCCATGTGTTAGATGCCATGTACGAACTTTTTGAGCTTCGTCCTGAAGCAAAAAATGATTTATGGATTCGTTTTGAAACACTCATTCCTAAAGATTATAAAGCTGTTTTTGCCAAGCATGATTCAAAAGATATTCTTTACCATATTTGCTCTCATGTTTTTTATCTTTCAGCGCTTTTTGAAGAGTATGCGTTTGAAAAAGGCATCGAGTTGATGGAAAAAGCCGAAATGGAGTGTTGTTAA